The following DNA comes from Alnus glutinosa chromosome 6, dhAlnGlut1.1, whole genome shotgun sequence.
ttttttttttaataatttattttctttttaattttttttttaaataatgtggggttttttttagtaattttgattgaattacaattaaaatatatgtattcttACCAAATTAAAGATtatgaatagtcattccattccgccACTTTCTATTCTTAGGAAtgactattcatttttctaatgaaatagtcattccgcaaacTAAACAAGACCTCGTTTGATTTGCGGAATAAAACGATGTAAAACGATCCCATATCGATGTAAAATGATTCCATAACTAGTTTTACATTGATATGgggttttttttataataattaatttatcatggtctctcaaaaataaatttagtgAAAAGTTGAGGGTAGTTGCggtaaaaaactattaatatattattatattatttaaaatttgtaaataattgatagcagaaaaacaaaatttgaacatCCCCCTCTCCTCCTGCAGTGGAGCAACGAAGAAATGGGAGTGAGAGTGGACTGGTCGGATCTTCCGACGGAACTATTGCCAGCGATCGTCAAGAGCCTCGACACCCGCATCGATGTTCTCCGATTTCGAAGCGTCTGTAGCTCGTGGCGTTCCTCTGTCCCTCCCTTTCACGCTAACTCTCCTCGCTTTCCTCTCAAATTCCCCAACCCTTCAACGTTGACTGGGCCTCCGCCATTGCCAATACCACCAGCTTTTCTCTGCCAAAGCAGCCTATATTACATTCAACCGCTAAATccttcaacttcttcttcttctaacaaGTGGTGGTTGATGAAGGTCGAAGAGTCGGATTCAGGCAAGCTGCATCTTGTAGACCCACTACTCACCACCGGCCTGATCAGGTACTCCGTTCATACACCCAAGACGTTGAATTTATTGAACTTTCGGATGGTGGAATTCGCTAAAGCCTATATGCTTAGATACCCAATTCTCACTGGACCCAAAAATGAAACAACATATGTGCCCTGGTTCATGTTAAATCCCCATTTCAGACCAAATCTCAGGGTGAAAAAAGTGTTGGTGTTCCCGAATTCGTCCTGGACAAATGCAGATGAGTGTTCGTTTTTCGTGCTCTTTGACAGTGGAAAATTGGGTTTTGCAAAATGTGGGGATGAGAAGCTGACCGACATCAATGGGTCTTGTTATAATGATATTATTGTTTACAAGGGCCAATTCTATGCGATTAATAGTTTGGGAACAGTTTGGCGGTTTGAATATTCATCCTTGAAGTTGGTACGGTTTTCGCATCCGCTAGTTGGAGTGGGTAGGCAGAAGTATTTGGTGGAGTCTTGTGGAGCTCTTTATGTTGTTGATGGACTTTATAGGAAAGACAAGCGATTGAGAGACAATCGTTATCCCAAGATAGTTGGTTTTGAAGTGTTCAAGCTGGATGAAGAATGGGGTGAATGGGATTTGGTGAGAAGCTTGGGTGACCAAGCGTTTGTTTTGGGCACTGATTGTTCTTTCTCTGTTTCGGCTCCAGACGTTTTTGGATGTAAAGGGGATCGCATTCACTTCATTGATGCATATGTAAGTCGTGTTTTCAATCTAAAGGATCAAAGCATTAATGATATAGTGTCTTCCTCGGATCATTCTGATCGATTCTGGCCTCCCCCAAGTTAATGAATGTGAGTATGGGATGCTGTGTTGGATTTTCACTGTGGTAGTGTTCTGTGTTCTGAACTTTTTTTCTCCATAGGGATGGAATTTCCTTGTGTTTTATTGGGATGTTATTCCTGAATTCATCAATCTTGTTGTCTTTCATTGGTGTGTTTACTTTATTACCATATGCCCTTATCTGTTTCTTGTAACACCTTGTTTTGATGATTGCTATTTAACCACAAAACAGTCCATGATAGAATTTGTTTTGC
Coding sequences within:
- the LOC133871880 gene encoding putative F-box protein At1g65770 isoform X2, with product MGVRVDWSDLPTELLPAIVKSLDTRIDVLRFRSVCSSWRSSVPPFHANSPRFPLKFPNPSTLTGPPPLPIPPAFLCQSSLYYIQPLNPSTSSSSNKWWLMKVEESDSGKLHLVDPLLTTGLIRYSVHTPKTLNLLNFRMVEFAKAYMLRYPILTGPKNETTYVPWFMLNPHFRPNLRVKKVLVFPNSSWTNADECSFFVLFDSGKLGFAKCGDEKLTDINGSCYNDIIVYKGQFYAINSLGTVWRFEYSSLKLVRFSHPLVGVGRQKYLVESCGALYVVDGLYRKDKRLRDNRYPKIVGFEVFKLDEEWGEWDLVRSLGDQAFVLGTDCSFSVSAPDVFGCKGDRIHFIDAYDMVFSLVD
- the LOC133871880 gene encoding putative F-box protein At1g65770 isoform X1; amino-acid sequence: MGVRVDWSDLPTELLPAIVKSLDTRIDVLRFRSVCSSWRSSVPPFHANSPRFPLKFPNPSTLTGPPPLPIPPAFLCQSSLYYIQPLNPSTSSSSNKWWLMKVEESDSGKLHLVDPLLTTGLIRYSVHTPKTLNLLNFRMVEFAKAYMLRYPILTGPKNETTYVPWFMLNPHFRPNLRVKKVLVFPNSSWTNADECSFFVLFDSGKLGFAKCGDEKLTDINGSCYNDIIVYKGQFYAINSLGTVWRFEYSSLKLVRFSHPLVGVGRQKYLVESCGALYVVDGLYRKDKRLRDNRYPKIVGFEVFKLDEEWGEWDLVRSLGDQAFVLGTDCSFSVSAPDVFGCKGDRIHFIDAYVSRVFNLKDQSINDIVSSSDHSDRFWPPPS